One Drosophila kikkawai strain 14028-0561.14 chromosome 3L, DkikHiC1v2, whole genome shotgun sequence genomic window carries:
- the Srrm234 gene encoding serine/arginine repetitive matrix protein 2 isoform X3 codes for MYNGIGLTTPRGSGTNGHVQRNWAAVRPGKKDKDYRAEDDTKKLDAQLNRPPNKEILDHDRKRKIEVKCLEFEEILEKQGRTPEEIKTHVDAFRQKLMGQGKTDVAKDEFGRVAVRDTHQIAEAQQQKNARLREAFNISEYFVEGSSFDSDRKAKEDLAKSVALQKELDAQRESLAAAAAAAAAAAGKDKETGKRYALVRTPSREREADNNSDNEREHVSKSDKKKRKKRARESSASPERKKDKKKKSKKHKKESKSKKKKSRKRRHSDSDHSDKDSEDEDDAAAAAGSSEDEERRESTKSSARKKAKKDKKKRDKNLKKKTRPRASSTDSERSNSPSRKEKKSDKSRGLKSSKADNPLQQQQDNAMRSRSRERRRDARDRSAGTPPRKESLTQRERSRERQRSKERQRSKERQRSKERQRSKERQRSKERLRSKERQRSRERQRSKERQRSKERQRSRERLRSKERQRSRDRPRSKERQRSKDRHQSRERHRSKDKNSLMDKKRDRSKERQRSSERKRSVEKERERSKVRPRSKERQRSKERQRSKERLRSKERQRSKERQRSKERQRSKDRQRSKERQRSKERQRSKERQLSKERQRSKERQRSRERHRSKERMRSKDRQRLAKESLATNSPKNRSPKKKDEPRQRSPLNVSKRPTDVPPKQSPPAHSPEAPPKKSTTTLLAFNPFKAAEDTVNDILGTKSVMVALEQTKRQREASASSSSDSDSSGSSSSSSASRTPSPKPTPKKQKKTSSTPEPKEVKKEASPAKRETRRRSVKRERSNSPKTKPKSKAAAEPSPKPVRRRSSRSTSSSELRYSPAERHPERYQDIIGIPDKKRPSKAREAPSTKPAPVVRLRAQSDDETEADGSSALEEFQQSKREHEEQQELRMLEQLKSGIAAKAKQKIRSTMEKDPAKEGSDVSGSDLLATTKRNSLSEFLVANNVTALINPLTTTTPPTMIMTATTPPPPMVVPQEQQRREEQQLTAVSVEEPNSKRDASTPPICKTPLMAANGEAKSPTMGHKIQLQHHRPPPQHQQHPHQHYQHSHPQHLHPGKRIFHNRTLNNNPNSRHITNNPHACAGGGVPHSNPNHSNSHSSGGGGNNSSSSSSNPPMLPFLAGTPGTYNRTTNRLNHGPLLTATHYNICKNHQQSLQQQQAHHLARGLVYNSALFGNAPRHPGLLSLTGPGAPLLGLPPHGRGGAGAGGAGGAISFSAAAAAAAVAANSISYHHHHHHQHQQKPKIVIKPFKIHDPQPLVAALADSSLVDAIVSKVSTATVAAAESAARRSRSRERRSRSRSKRRTSGSHHRHHSSSRSRSRYSSSSSRSGSRSSRSRSGSHSSRSSCSSHSSTGSSSSGGSGSGSSQSGSRSPSIPRRRGSPSFLDRRRITSLRKYL; via the exons ATGTACAACGGCATCGGACTGACCACTCCCCGTGGCTCCGGCACCAATGGCCACGTGCAGCGCAACTGGGCGGCCGTGCGGCCGGGCAAGAAGGACAAGGATTACCGCGCCGAGGACGATACCAAGAAGCTGGACGCCCAACTGAATAGGCCGCCAAATAAGGAGATCCTGGACCATGACCGCAAGCGCAAGATCGAAGTCAAGTGTCTCGAGTTTGAGGAAATTCTCGAGAAGCAAGG ACGCACACCGGAGGAGATCAAGACGCATGTGGACGCCTTCCGCCAGAAGTTGATGGGACAGGGCAAGACCGATGTGGCCAAGGATGAATTTGGACGTGTAGC TGTTCGCGACACCCATCAGATAGCCGAGGCTCAGCAGCAGAAGAACGCCAGGCTGCGCGAGGCCTTCAATATATCCGAGTACTTTGTGGAGGGCAGCAGCTTCGACAGCGATCGCAAGGCAAAGGAGGATCTGGCCAAAAGCGTGGCTCTCCAAAAGGAACTGGACGCCCAGCGCGAGAGCctggcagcagcggcggcggccgcAGCGGCTGCAGCAGGCAAGGATAAGGAGACGGGCAAGCGGTATGCCCTGGTCCGTACTCCCTCGCGGGAACGGGAGGCAGACAACAACAGCGACAATGAGCGCGAACATGTCTCCAAGTCGGACAAGAAGAAGCGCAAGAAGCGCGCCAGAGAAAG TTCGGCTAGTCCTGAGCGCAAAAAGGACAAGAAGAAAAAGTCCAAGAAGCACAAGAAAGAGAG TAAGTCGAAGAAGAAAAAGTCACGCAAGCGACGGCACAGCGACAGTGATCATAGTGACAAGGACAGCGAGGACGAGGATgatgcagcggcggcggcgggcaGCAGTGAGGACGAAGAGCGTCGCGAGTCCACGAAGAGCAGTGCCCGCAAGAAAGCCAAGAAGGACAAG AAAAAGCGCGACAAGAATCTGAAAAAGAAGACACGACCGCGTGCCAGTTCAACGGACTCGGAGCGCTCCAA CTCTCCTTCTCGTAAGGAGAAGAAATCGGACAAGTCGCGTGGCTTAAAGTCTTCAAAGGCTGACAATCccttgcagcagcagcaggataaTGCCATGCGCAGCCGTTCACGAGAGCGTCGAAGGGATGCCAGGGATCGATCGGCCGGCACTCCTCCAAGAAAGGAGTCACTAACGCAAAGGGAACGCTCCAGGGAAAGGCAGCGCTCTAAGGAAAGACAGAGATCTAAGGAGAGACAACGATCCAAGGAAAGACAAAGATCTAAGGAAAGACAACGATCTAAGGAGAGGCTGCGCTCCAAGGAAAGGCAAAGATCTAGGGAAAGACAACGTTCCAAAGAGAGACAGCGCTCAAAGGAAAGACAAAGATCCAGGGAGAGGCTGAGATCAAAAGAAAGACAAAGATCCAGGGACAGGCCGAGATCAAAGGAGAGACAAAGATCAAAAGACAGGCACCAGTCCAGGGAGAGGCATAGGTCCAAGGATAAGAATTCATTGATGGATAAGAAACGTGACAGGTCCAAAGAACGCCAGAGATCTAGCGAGAGAAAGCGTTCTGTGGAGAAGGAGCGTGAAAGATCCAAAGTTAGACCTCGTTCAAAGGAGAGGCAGAGATCAAAGGAGAGGCAGAGATCCAAGGAGAGGCTGAGATCCAAGGAAAGGCAGCGCTCAAAAGAGAGACAACGCTCTAAAGAGAGGCAACGATCCAAGGATAGGCAGCGCTCTAAAGAGAGACAGCGTTCCAAGGAGAGACAACGATCCAAGGAGAGGCAACTATCCAAGGAAAGGCAGCGCTCTAAAGAAAGGCAACGCTCCAGGGAAAGGCACCGTTCGAAAGAGAGAATGCGCTCCAAGGATAGACAACGTCTAGCCAAGGAATCGTTGGCCACAAATTCCCCCAAGAATCGCAGTCCCAAAAAGAAAGACGAGCCCCGCCAGCGATCTCCCTTGAACGTGAGCAAAAGGCCAACCGATGTGCCGCCCAAGCAATCTCCACCAGCCCATTCCCCAGAGGCGCCGCCTAAAAAGTCCACGACGACACTGCTAGCCTTCAATCCCTTCAAGGCGGCCGAGGACACGGTCAACGATATTCTGGGCACCAAATCGGTGATGGTGGCCCTCGAGCAGACCAAACGACAGCGCGAGGCTTCCGCCAGTTCCAGCTCAGATTCCGATAGCtccggcagcagcagtagctcTTCTGCCTCCCGGACGCCTTCGCCAAAGCCCACGCCCAAGAAGCAAAAGAAGACAAGCAGCACACCCGAGCCCAAGGAGGTGAAAAAAGAGGCCAGTCCGGCCAAGAGAGAGACGCGCCGCAGAAGCGTCAAGCGAGAGCGTTCCAACTCTCCGAAGACCAAGCCAAAGAGCAAGGCGGCAGCAGAGCCAAGTCCAAAGCCAGTGCGCCGTCGTTCCTCCCGGTCTACCAGCTCCTCGGAGCTGCGCTACTCGCCGGCAGAACGGCACCCGGAACGCTACCAGGACATCATTGGTATCCCAGATAAGAAGCGGCCATCCAAGGCCAGAGAAGCTCCTTCAACGAAGCCCGCTCCCGTGGTTCGCCTGCGGGCACAAAGTGACGATGAGACCGAAGCCGATGGCTCCTCCGCCCTGGAGGAGTTCCAGCAGAGCAAGCGGGAGCACGAGGAACAGCAGGAGCTGCGAATGCTGGAGCAGCTCAAGTCGGGAATAGCGGCCAAGGCCAAGCAAAAGATCAGGAGCACCATGGAGAAGGACCCGGCCAAAGAGGGCAGCGATGTAAGTGGAAGCGACTTGCTGGCAACTACCAAACGTAACTCGCTAAGCGAATTCCTTGTTGCTAACAATGTGACCGCCTTGATTAACCCACTGACCACGACCACGCCCCCGACCATGATAATGACAGCGACCACGCCACCGCCGCCCATGGTGGTGCCGCAGGAACAGCAGCGAAGGGAGGAACAGCAGCTGACAGCCGTGTCTGTGGAGGAGCCGAACAGTAAAAGGGACGCCAGCACTCCGCCCATCTGCAAGACGCCCCTCATGGCGGCAAATGGCGAGGCCAAGAGTCCGACAATGGGTCACAAGATCCAACTGCAACATCATAGGCCGCCTCCacagcaccagcagcatcCACATCAGCATTACCAGCACTCGCATCCTCAGCATTTGCATCCCGGGAAGCGCATCTTTCACAACCGAACGCTGAACAATAACCCCAACAGTAGACATATTACTAACAATCCTCATGCATGCGCTGGTGGCGGTGTCCCTCATTCGAATCCCAACCACAGCAATAGTCACAGCAGCGggggcggcggcaacaacagcagcagcagtagcagcaaccCGCCCATGCTGCCCTTTCTGGCGGGCACGCCGGGCACCTACAACCGCACCACGAATCGCCTCAACCATGGCCCCCTACTGACCGCCACGCACTACAACATCTGCAAGAATCATCAGCAGAgcttgcagcagcagcaggcccaCCATTTGGCCCGTGGTTTGGTCTACAACTCGGCGCTGTTTGGGAATGCACCGCGTCATCCCGGCCTCCTCTCGCTGACGGGGCCGGGTGCCCCGCTGCTGGGGCTACCGCCGCATGGCCGTGGTGGTGCTGGCGCCGGCGGCGCTGGTGGTGCCATTAGCTTCAgcgcagcggcagcggcggcagccgTGGCCGCCAATAGTATAAGCtaccaccatcatcatcatcatcaacaccAACAGAAACCGAAAATCGTTATAAAACCCTTCAAAATTCACGATCCACAGCCCCTAGTCGCAGCGCTGGCGGACAGCTCGCTGGTGGATGCCATCGTCTCCAAGGTATCGACGGCcacggtggcggcggcggagagTGCGGCGCggaggagccggagcaggGAGCGTCGGAGCAGGAGTCGCAGCAAACGAAGGACCAGCGGTAGTCATCATCGACATCACTCCAGCAGTCGCTCAAGATC ACGCTACAGCTCTTCGAGCAGTCGCAGCGGTTCTAGGAGCTCTAGATCCCGCTCTGGCTCGCACTCCTCCCGCTCCAGCTGCTCCTCACACAGCAGCAcgggcagctcctcctccggcgGCAGCGGTTCAGGATCATCGCAGTCGGGCTCACGTTCCCCCTCCATACCCAGGCGTCGTGGCTCACCAAGTTTCCTGGATAGACGTCGCATAACGAG cCTCAGGAAATAcctttaa
- the Srrm234 gene encoding serine/arginine repetitive matrix protein 2 isoform X6, which translates to MYNGIGLTTPRGSGTNGHVQRNWAAVRPGKKDKDYRAEDDTKKLDAQLNRPPNKEILDHDRKRKIEVKCLEFEEILEKQGRTPEEIKTHVDAFRQKLMGQGKTDVAKDEFGRVAVRDTHQIAEAQQQKNARLREAFNISEYFVEGSSFDSDRKAKEDLAKSVALQKELDAQRESLAAAAAAAAAAAGKDKETGKRYALVRTPSREREADNNSDNEREHVSKSDKKKRKKRARESSASPERKKDKKKKSKKHKKESKSKKKKSRKRRHSDSDHSDKDSEDEDDAAAAAGSSEDEERRESTKSSARKKAKKDKKKRDKNLKKKTRPRASSTDSERSNSPSRKEKKSDKSRGLKSSKADNPLQQQQDNAMRSRSRERRRDARDRSAGTPPRKESLTQRERSRERQRSKERQRSKERQRSKERQRSKERQRSKERLRSKERQRSRERQRSKERQRSKERQRSRERLRSKERQRSRDRPRSKERQRSKDRHQSRERHRSKDKNSLMDKKRDRSKERQRSSERKRSVEKERERSKVRPRSKERQRSKERQRSKERLRSKERQRSKERQRSKERQRSKDRQRSKERQRSKERQRSKERQLSKERQRSKERQRSRERHRSKERMRSKDRQRLAKESLATNSPKNRSPKKKDEPRQRSPLNVSKRPTDVPPKQSPPAHSPEAPPKKSTTTLLAFNPFKAAEDTVNDILGTKSVMVALEQTKRQREASASSSSDSDSSGSSSSSSASRTPSPKPTPKKQKKTSSTPEPKEVKKEASPAKRETRRRSVKRERSNSPKTKPKSKAAAEPSPKPVRRRSSRSTSSSELRYSPAERHPERYQDIIGIPDKKRPSKAREAPSTKPAPVVRLRAQSDDETEADGSSALEEFQQSKREHEEQQELRMLEQLKSGIAAKAKQKIRSTMEKDPAKEGSDPLVAALADSSLVDAIVSKVSTATVAAAESAARRSRSRERRSRSRSKRRTSGSHHRHHSSSRSRSRYSSSSSRSGSRSSRSRSGSHSSRSSCSSHSSTGSSSSGGSGSGSSQSGSRSPSIPRRRGSPSFLDRRRITSRRSPRSSRH; encoded by the exons ATGTACAACGGCATCGGACTGACCACTCCCCGTGGCTCCGGCACCAATGGCCACGTGCAGCGCAACTGGGCGGCCGTGCGGCCGGGCAAGAAGGACAAGGATTACCGCGCCGAGGACGATACCAAGAAGCTGGACGCCCAACTGAATAGGCCGCCAAATAAGGAGATCCTGGACCATGACCGCAAGCGCAAGATCGAAGTCAAGTGTCTCGAGTTTGAGGAAATTCTCGAGAAGCAAGG ACGCACACCGGAGGAGATCAAGACGCATGTGGACGCCTTCCGCCAGAAGTTGATGGGACAGGGCAAGACCGATGTGGCCAAGGATGAATTTGGACGTGTAGC TGTTCGCGACACCCATCAGATAGCCGAGGCTCAGCAGCAGAAGAACGCCAGGCTGCGCGAGGCCTTCAATATATCCGAGTACTTTGTGGAGGGCAGCAGCTTCGACAGCGATCGCAAGGCAAAGGAGGATCTGGCCAAAAGCGTGGCTCTCCAAAAGGAACTGGACGCCCAGCGCGAGAGCctggcagcagcggcggcggccgcAGCGGCTGCAGCAGGCAAGGATAAGGAGACGGGCAAGCGGTATGCCCTGGTCCGTACTCCCTCGCGGGAACGGGAGGCAGACAACAACAGCGACAATGAGCGCGAACATGTCTCCAAGTCGGACAAGAAGAAGCGCAAGAAGCGCGCCAGAGAAAG TTCGGCTAGTCCTGAGCGCAAAAAGGACAAGAAGAAAAAGTCCAAGAAGCACAAGAAAGAGAG TAAGTCGAAGAAGAAAAAGTCACGCAAGCGACGGCACAGCGACAGTGATCATAGTGACAAGGACAGCGAGGACGAGGATgatgcagcggcggcggcgggcaGCAGTGAGGACGAAGAGCGTCGCGAGTCCACGAAGAGCAGTGCCCGCAAGAAAGCCAAGAAGGACAAG AAAAAGCGCGACAAGAATCTGAAAAAGAAGACACGACCGCGTGCCAGTTCAACGGACTCGGAGCGCTCCAA CTCTCCTTCTCGTAAGGAGAAGAAATCGGACAAGTCGCGTGGCTTAAAGTCTTCAAAGGCTGACAATCccttgcagcagcagcaggataaTGCCATGCGCAGCCGTTCACGAGAGCGTCGAAGGGATGCCAGGGATCGATCGGCCGGCACTCCTCCAAGAAAGGAGTCACTAACGCAAAGGGAACGCTCCAGGGAAAGGCAGCGCTCTAAGGAAAGACAGAGATCTAAGGAGAGACAACGATCCAAGGAAAGACAAAGATCTAAGGAAAGACAACGATCTAAGGAGAGGCTGCGCTCCAAGGAAAGGCAAAGATCTAGGGAAAGACAACGTTCCAAAGAGAGACAGCGCTCAAAGGAAAGACAAAGATCCAGGGAGAGGCTGAGATCAAAAGAAAGACAAAGATCCAGGGACAGGCCGAGATCAAAGGAGAGACAAAGATCAAAAGACAGGCACCAGTCCAGGGAGAGGCATAGGTCCAAGGATAAGAATTCATTGATGGATAAGAAACGTGACAGGTCCAAAGAACGCCAGAGATCTAGCGAGAGAAAGCGTTCTGTGGAGAAGGAGCGTGAAAGATCCAAAGTTAGACCTCGTTCAAAGGAGAGGCAGAGATCAAAGGAGAGGCAGAGATCCAAGGAGAGGCTGAGATCCAAGGAAAGGCAGCGCTCAAAAGAGAGACAACGCTCTAAAGAGAGGCAACGATCCAAGGATAGGCAGCGCTCTAAAGAGAGACAGCGTTCCAAGGAGAGACAACGATCCAAGGAGAGGCAACTATCCAAGGAAAGGCAGCGCTCTAAAGAAAGGCAACGCTCCAGGGAAAGGCACCGTTCGAAAGAGAGAATGCGCTCCAAGGATAGACAACGTCTAGCCAAGGAATCGTTGGCCACAAATTCCCCCAAGAATCGCAGTCCCAAAAAGAAAGACGAGCCCCGCCAGCGATCTCCCTTGAACGTGAGCAAAAGGCCAACCGATGTGCCGCCCAAGCAATCTCCACCAGCCCATTCCCCAGAGGCGCCGCCTAAAAAGTCCACGACGACACTGCTAGCCTTCAATCCCTTCAAGGCGGCCGAGGACACGGTCAACGATATTCTGGGCACCAAATCGGTGATGGTGGCCCTCGAGCAGACCAAACGACAGCGCGAGGCTTCCGCCAGTTCCAGCTCAGATTCCGATAGCtccggcagcagcagtagctcTTCTGCCTCCCGGACGCCTTCGCCAAAGCCCACGCCCAAGAAGCAAAAGAAGACAAGCAGCACACCCGAGCCCAAGGAGGTGAAAAAAGAGGCCAGTCCGGCCAAGAGAGAGACGCGCCGCAGAAGCGTCAAGCGAGAGCGTTCCAACTCTCCGAAGACCAAGCCAAAGAGCAAGGCGGCAGCAGAGCCAAGTCCAAAGCCAGTGCGCCGTCGTTCCTCCCGGTCTACCAGCTCCTCGGAGCTGCGCTACTCGCCGGCAGAACGGCACCCGGAACGCTACCAGGACATCATTGGTATCCCAGATAAGAAGCGGCCATCCAAGGCCAGAGAAGCTCCTTCAACGAAGCCCGCTCCCGTGGTTCGCCTGCGGGCACAAAGTGACGATGAGACCGAAGCCGATGGCTCCTCCGCCCTGGAGGAGTTCCAGCAGAGCAAGCGGGAGCACGAGGAACAGCAGGAGCTGCGAATGCTGGAGCAGCTCAAGTCGGGAATAGCGGCCAAGGCCAAGCAAAAGATCAGGAGCACCATGGAGAAGGACCCGGCCAAAGAGGGCAGCGAT CCCCTAGTCGCAGCGCTGGCGGACAGCTCGCTGGTGGATGCCATCGTCTCCAAGGTATCGACGGCcacggtggcggcggcggagagTGCGGCGCggaggagccggagcaggGAGCGTCGGAGCAGGAGTCGCAGCAAACGAAGGACCAGCGGTAGTCATCATCGACATCACTCCAGCAGTCGCTCAAGATC ACGCTACAGCTCTTCGAGCAGTCGCAGCGGTTCTAGGAGCTCTAGATCCCGCTCTGGCTCGCACTCCTCCCGCTCCAGCTGCTCCTCACACAGCAGCAcgggcagctcctcctccggcgGCAGCGGTTCAGGATCATCGCAGTCGGGCTCACGTTCCCCCTCCATACCCAGGCGTCGTGGCTCACCAAGTTTCCTGGATAGACGTCGCATAACGAG CCGTCGATCGCCGCGCAGCTCAAGGCACTAA